Proteins co-encoded in one Thamnophis elegans isolate rThaEle1 chromosome 1, rThaEle1.pri, whole genome shotgun sequence genomic window:
- the NOB1 gene encoding RNA-binding protein NOB1: MEEQSGRMSRGGGAPGNRGTSSGASAALARRCSLAGLSMAPVEHLVADASAFLRAAPLQEIGRRVYTTREVLAEIRDRAARRRLAGLPFELLLRDPFPEHVRLVSEFSKQTGDFRSLSAADIQVLALTLQLEAEHGGGRPLRTEPGPQVQLSLTSRHPEAPVDVPGFHVPLKTKCPGNERIPLEAETDPADPTETEFSSFLFWRSPLPNIEEDLEGLLKADPLLLETGDLEGQESSEEEESGTEDGWITPRNIEQIQKSTCWGSEPAEVQVGCITTDFAMQNVLMQMGLHVLAFNGLLIQHARSYILRCHGCFRTTSKMTRLFCPHCGNKTLKKVAVTVKDDGSFHLHFSQNPKVLNPRGLRHSLPAPQGGKHASNPHLTEDQRFPQQRLSRKARQKTNAFDPDYVAGVSPFAEHDIHSRAANLQIRDTALGAGRRRLNPNMSRKKFMKNK, translated from the exons ATGGAGGAGCAGAGCGGCCGCATGAGtcgtggggggggggcacccggAAACCGCGGCACTTCCTCCGGCGCCAGTGCCGCTCTAGCGCGTCGCTGCTCTCTGGCCGGGCTCAGTATGGCGCCCGTGGAGCATCTCGTGGCCGACGCCAGCGCCTTCCTGCGGGCGGCGCCGCTCCAG GAGATTGGCAGGCGCGTCTACACCACCCGGGAGGTGCTGGCGGAGATCCGGGACCGGGCGGCGCGGCGGCGGCTGGCGGGGCTGCCCTTCGAGCTGCTCCTCCGGGATCCCTTCCCCGAGCATGTGCGGCTAG TGAGCGAGTTCTCCAAGCAGACGGGGGACTTCCGCAGCCTCTCCGCCGCCGACATCCAGGTCCTGGCCCTGACGCTGCAGCTGGAGGCCGAGCATGGCGGCGGCCGCCCCCTGCGGACGGAGCCGGGGCCCCAG GTGCAGCTCAGCTTAACAAGCCGTCACCCCGAAGCCCCGGTGGACGTTCCTGGCTTCCATGTCCCCCTCAAG ACAAAATGCCCAGGGAATGAGAGGATCCCTTTGGAAGCAGAAACAGATCCAGCAGATCCTACAGAGACcgagttttcttcttttctgttctggAGGAGCCCTCTGCCTAACATAGAGGAGGACTTGGAGGGCCTGTTG AAAGCAGACCCTCTTCTGTTGGAGACGGGGGACCTTGAAGGCCAGGAGAGtagtgaggaggaggagagtggcaCGGAGGACGGCTGGATCACGCCAAGGAACATTGAGCAGATCCAGAAGAGCACTTGCTGGGGGAGCGAGCCTGCCGAGGTGCAGGTCGGCTGCATCACCACCGACTTTGCTATGCAG aacGTTCTGATGCAGATGGGGCTACATGTGCTGGCGTTCAACGGCCTGCTGATCCAGCATGCCCGCAGCTACATCCTGCGTTGCCACGGTTGCTTCAG GACGACGTCAAAAATGACCCGGCTTTTCTGCCCCCACTGTGGGAACAAGACACTGAAGAAAGTGGCCGTGACGGTGAAAGACGATGGCAGCTTCCACTTGCATTTTTCCCAGAACCCCAAAGTCCTGAACCCACGGGGTCTCCGG CACTCCCTGCCAGCTCCACAAGGAGGCAAGCATGCCAGTAACCCCCACCTGACAGAGGACCAGCGCTTCCCCCAGCAGCGGCTCTCCCGCAAGGCCAGGCAGAAGACCAATGCCTTTGACCCGGATTATGTGGCTGGAGTTTCTCCCTTTGCTGAACACGACATTCACAGCCGGGCAGCCAATCTGCAGATCCGGGATACAGCACTGGGTGCGGGCAGGAGGCGCCTGAACCCGAACATGAGTCGCAAGAAGTTTatgaaaaacaagtga
- the NQO1 gene encoding NAD(P)H dehydrogenase [quinone] 1 isoform X2: MAARRALIVLAHQEPGSFNHALQRAAVEALESGGWSVAVSDLYAQHFQPVLSRADFAGDPDDPRNLNYAKEAGLAWEEGRLSSDILGEVEKLEAADLVIFQFPLHWFGLPAILKGWFDRILIQGFAYSYGAMYDQGPFQKKKALLSFTTAGMGSMYTPAGINGDINIMLWPIQSGTLHFCGFQVLAPQIAFSIGQRTPEDVRSQILEDWKKRLATIWEETPLRFAPNCLFELNPAQGFVLKEDVREEQGKEPYGLTVGQHLGKPFPPDSQVKAQEKRLSRWEAV, encoded by the exons ATGGCCG CGAGGCGGGCGCTGATCGTGCTGGCCCACCAGGAACCGGGCTCCTTCAACCACGCCTTGCAGCGGGCGGCCGTCGAGGCGCTGGAGAGCGGCGGCTGGAGCGTGGCCGTCTCCGACCTCTACGCGCAGCACTTCCAGCCGGTCCTGTCGCGCGCGGACTTCGCCG GCGACCCCGACGACCCGCGCAACCTCAACTACGCGAAGGAGGCCGGGCTGGCCTGGGAGGAAGGCCGCCTTAGCAGCGACATCCTGGGCGAGGTGGAGAAGCTGGAGGCCGCTGACCTCGTCATCTTCCAG TTCCCTCTGCATTGGTTCGGCCTCCCGGCTATCCTGAAAGGCTGGTTCGACCGCATCCTCATCCAGGGCTTTGCCTACTCCTACGGCGCTATGTACGACCAGGGGCCTTTCCAG AAGAAGAAGGCCCTGCTGTCCTTCACCACTGCCGGGATGGGCTCCATGTACACCCCAGCGGGCATCAATGGAGACATTAACATCATGCTCTGGCCGATACAG AGTGGCACCCTTCATTTCTGCGGCTTCCAAGTCTTGGCTCCCCAGATTGCTTTCAGCATCGGCCAGCGCACTCCGGAGGACGTCCGTTCCCAAATCCTGGAGGACTGGAAGAAGAGACTGGCAACCATCTGGGAAGAGACACCCCTCCGCTTTGCCCCAAACTGCCTTTTTGAGCTGAATCCGGCTCAGGGCTTTGTGCTGAAGGAAGATGTCAGGGAAGAGCAGGGAAAGGAGCCCTACGGGCTGACTGTGGGCCAGCACCTGGGGAAGCCATTCCCACCAGACAGCCAAGTCAAGGCCCAGGAGAAGCGACTGTCCCGTTGGGAAGCTGTGTAG
- the NQO1 gene encoding NAD(P)H dehydrogenase [quinone] 1 isoform X1, producing the protein MAAARRALIVLAHQEPGSFNHALQRAAVEALESGGWSVAVSDLYAQHFQPVLSRADFAGDPDDPRNLNYAKEAGLAWEEGRLSSDILGEVEKLEAADLVIFQFPLHWFGLPAILKGWFDRILIQGFAYSYGAMYDQGPFQKKKALLSFTTAGMGSMYTPAGINGDINIMLWPIQSGTLHFCGFQVLAPQIAFSIGQRTPEDVRSQILEDWKKRLATIWEETPLRFAPNCLFELNPAQGFVLKEDVREEQGKEPYGLTVGQHLGKPFPPDSQVKAQEKRLSRWEAV; encoded by the exons ATGGCCG cAGCGAGGCGGGCGCTGATCGTGCTGGCCCACCAGGAACCGGGCTCCTTCAACCACGCCTTGCAGCGGGCGGCCGTCGAGGCGCTGGAGAGCGGCGGCTGGAGCGTGGCCGTCTCCGACCTCTACGCGCAGCACTTCCAGCCGGTCCTGTCGCGCGCGGACTTCGCCG GCGACCCCGACGACCCGCGCAACCTCAACTACGCGAAGGAGGCCGGGCTGGCCTGGGAGGAAGGCCGCCTTAGCAGCGACATCCTGGGCGAGGTGGAGAAGCTGGAGGCCGCTGACCTCGTCATCTTCCAG TTCCCTCTGCATTGGTTCGGCCTCCCGGCTATCCTGAAAGGCTGGTTCGACCGCATCCTCATCCAGGGCTTTGCCTACTCCTACGGCGCTATGTACGACCAGGGGCCTTTCCAG AAGAAGAAGGCCCTGCTGTCCTTCACCACTGCCGGGATGGGCTCCATGTACACCCCAGCGGGCATCAATGGAGACATTAACATCATGCTCTGGCCGATACAG AGTGGCACCCTTCATTTCTGCGGCTTCCAAGTCTTGGCTCCCCAGATTGCTTTCAGCATCGGCCAGCGCACTCCGGAGGACGTCCGTTCCCAAATCCTGGAGGACTGGAAGAAGAGACTGGCAACCATCTGGGAAGAGACACCCCTCCGCTTTGCCCCAAACTGCCTTTTTGAGCTGAATCCGGCTCAGGGCTTTGTGCTGAAGGAAGATGTCAGGGAAGAGCAGGGAAAGGAGCCCTACGGGCTGACTGTGGGCCAGCACCTGGGGAAGCCATTCCCACCAGACAGCCAAGTCAAGGCCCAGGAGAAGCGACTGTCCCGTTGGGAAGCTGTGTAG